The nucleotide window taataaacaatgttttagGGGCATTGGTTTCGGCAGCAGCAAATGTACTGATAGTTTATTTTGAGGATCTAACCACCTGGTGGTTTATTGCTAGTATGATGCCGTATGTATTGACAGGTGAAACTGGGGCTTTTATGCTTTTGGTCACTACATACATCGCAGACATCACCACCTCCGAACAAAGAGCATTGAGGTATAGTAGTTGTATTTTTACTTAAAGGAGCAAAATAagtagagaaaaaataatttctgcgtcgataattttataataaaactattatattataGTTAAATTCAGCAGTTTAGGTTTGTGTAGGCTCCAGAAACTCAGAGTTCTTGATCAAGCTCGTCGAAACGGCACTGATGTGACCTAAAGTCTCTACATATTGTTTTTTCGGCGATTTCTTGAACTGCAGTAACACAAAGAAGTCTGTCGAAGCTGTACGCCGTCTGATGTATGAAACTGACCTCGTTTTTCACCAGGAAGTCGATCCTGGCGAAAGCCAAGTGAGTGGGGACATTGTGGATGTGAAGCTTGCTCTACGACCTTTCCTTATGtttaaattttcgttaaattcgGCAGTTTAGGTACCAGAAACTCAAAGTTCTTGATCAAGCTCGTCGAAACGGCACTAATTTGACCTTGAGTCTCTACATATTTGTCTTTTCGGCGATTTTTTGGACTGAAGTAACACAAAGAAATCTGTCGAAGCTGTACGTCGTCCGAGTGACCGATTGAACCGGCGCTTTGTCGTAGCGAAGTTTCAAAGAGTTTtgatttcgaaataaaaatgtacaaaagttttttgaagCACTACGAAAGTatccactgtttttttttactgCCGTATAATCGCTTCGGAAAAAAATGTGACGCATTATTTTCGAGCCACACCCCGTATTCTCGTCGATGTACCGTTGTTGCCAAGTTTGTTCTGTTTAAGAAAGTttttgtaaacatttataaCCATAATCAGGATATTAAAgtaaagatttttgaaaataaaaaaatattttcaataaaataggtCGTTCTAATTTTTAGGTTAGCTCTGTTTGAAGTGATTTTTGGTTTGTCTTcagtttttggaaattttagcGCTTCCTATTTATTTTACGCCACAAATTACGCAACTGTTTATTTAATCACTATGAGTTTGTTGGGATTTAGCCTTTTATATACGATATTTGTTTTACCGGAATCCTTGAAAGGAAATAAAGAGGTAGGGCCATTTGTTTTTCGTAGATAAATTCGAATTATTTCACGTTCTCGCCGCTTTTATGGGAAATCTCATGAATTAACACACGCTTTTCctcattttcatcattttaatcATCAACACATGCGGTAAATCTGGTCTCAAACCATTTTTACCCCTCATTGGTTCTGTCTGTCTAACCATCTGACTGTTCGCTTAATATTAAAGGCCGAAACCCATTAGcaccacgccacgccacgccacccCACGCCAAGTGTCGAATATGATTTTCCATTTAAATCAATTTCCTGCGTACACAATCAGATCACATTTTCGACACTTGGTGTGGGGTGGCGTGGCGTGgggtggcgtggcgtggcgtggcgtggcgtgcTGCTTTTGGTTTCGGCCTTAGCACTAGTGAAAAATTGTCATTAATTCTCTGAAATTTAAGTCAATGTGAAGGCGTCGATtgtttagttttcatttttgttgCACTTTTAGGtacaaaattcaaaagaaaaaatcaaattgacgAACGTGAAGGATTTagtgaaaaacattttcaaaaagagACCGAACAATGGTAGAATCCATCTATTATCAATTCTtggtattattttattacagaatttcaCCATTGGAGAAATGACAGTACTGACTCTATTTTTGAGAGCCAAATTCTACTGGACATTATCGAAAATAACGTTGGTCAACAGTATTGCcagtattttgaatataatcgGTACTGTATTCAGTACTGTGGTTCTTCATAAGTTGCTCAAAATAGAAGAATTTCCCCTAGTACTTCTAGCATCCATTTCGCACATTATATCCAATATACTTAGAGCCAATGCCACTAATgacatatatttatacatatgtaagtagatttattatttttttttctcaattaacctcaaaaatatatgtaaCAGACGTTGATTATGTATATATTGAGGTACTACGTACAACGCGCCCTTTCTTGCCGTGATACTGGGGATCCTCATCGTTTGCAGCTGATCCAGCTGCCACAGATCTtcgttttcaattttaaacCTTTCCAGGTGTAGTAATCTGGAGACCCCTAATgtctcacacttcgagagaacgTGGATGGAGGTTCTGGGCAACAGAATCTGCTAAGTCCGATGTCTTCAGGTGTCCAGACAGGACTCCCGTTagagcagatcttctctggttacaTTTCCTTCTCTTTTccatacgaggatggtctccAATGGACTCATGGCGCGTttcccaaaatattttcaagttacGAACATAGAAAAAAGTCATCGGGAGCTAAATCCTGCGAAAACGTCGGATCAGCGATGATTTTCGTTACGTGTTTGGacaaaatattactattactacGACATCTATTATCCAAAAGATTCAGGTCTTTTCGTCGAGAGCCTCCGCTATCTCTTGGAAGTTTATTTCTTGTCTGCAGACGTCCAGCCACCTTCAGAATCGACGCAAATTGTTGAAGGTACGATGCGAAGTTTGGTCCTGGTTTGGACTGACAATCAGGAGAAAGAACAGCTTGAATCTGATCCAGATTTTCTGTCTGTTATGTCCCGGTAATAAAATCATCACCACGTTCGAAAAAATGATGTTAAATCGATTCAAATAAACACCTGCACTCAAAACCGTGTCACTTCAACAGTTTTTGGCTCAAGTTGAGCTATTTCACGCATATTAATCGCCTGACTTGGCTCcgtgtgttttttttttataaccacgTTTGATAGGGAGGCGTGGATGtacaaatgaacaaatttggaagatctatttcatattaaacttgccataattatattttttatgaagttTTCCGTTTTTTAGCGTACTGCGCATTCGCATTTAGAGGCATGGGAGGTATAATGCTCAGAACCGTTACGTCATTTATAATATCCTCGCAGGAAATGGGAAAAGTGTTCGCGGTAATCAGTATTTTGACAAGTCTCGATGAATTGACAGCTAATATAATATATCCGATGGTCTACAACGCAACTCTACACACCAACAGcggtattttcaattatatgtcTTTGGGAATGATGGCGGTTGGCAGTATTCTGATAATGTAGGTCGAACTTCAGATTATCCACATTTTTGTACAACAAATGatgtttttatggtttttttttcaattttcgcgATTATACGATCATTAATTTGTCGTTTTTAGATATATGATGAATGTTAATTACGCTCATTACGAACCACCGACGAAAGAAGAAGATCTAGATGCAAAGAAAAATATGGCGTTGAATAATATGGATATATTCACTCCAACGCAACGAATGAGTTTAGAAATAGGCACCAGGACGTTTTCTCTTAGATCTATAACGAATACTCCAATTCCTTGAAGTGCATCTATAACGGATATTCACTTATAACAACGAAGATCTGCTCGGTTCTTTCCCGAAcgtaataaaatatagttaatattagttaaaataagttaaaattcgatatcgaaacaattttttgtgatatCACGCGTTATTGcaacttatttttgatttacATGGTATACTAAACTTAAATATAATTGCTTTACTGATTTAATTTCGATATACGCGGTATATCGAACTTGCTTATCTCACTCTAGCGCATTTACTTTGATATTTCCTCTCTTTATCATATTGATTTGATTATATAGTTTCACACACTGATTCAATATGGTATATTAAACTTGcttctgttttatttcaacCCATACAGTTTATTATGTTCTATCTTTATCACAAACAAAACCTAAATGAACTTGCAGCATTCTATCTCACTCTTACGCTCTTTTTTTCAACACGTAGATTTGGTACGTGATTCAGACTGGCATATTGAATTTGTTTCCATCTCATTCTAACTCATACATTGTGTTATCTTCtttctttattaaattgataCAATTTCTGTACGATATTCATACGTTGATATGAAAGGCGTTGCTATCTTAAACTCgttctacttttttattatgaattattactGTATATtgtaaagtgatttttttaattgtagacATAATACTTATTCGAATCAACTTCGTGTTTTATTTACGCCCCTATTCTCAATATCAAATGAATTCACATAAAGTTGTGTGTATATAGTATATGTTCCGCTAAAAATTTTCTCTCACTCTAGcacatatattttaatatattctctCTTCTTGATATAATTTCGTGATTCGTCATCTATTTCATTTACAAACAGTTAGTTAACAACTAGTATTAAAGATGGCGTCATTAAGTGAAACTAGTTTAAATATAAGTGTTGATTGATAAAaagtaatttctttttaattatatttacaatcaTGGATAAAACGCGAGTacgttttgtatttttttgtataaagcaacatgttttttatttgaattaaatataaagataaCTGCGAAAGGTTAAAGAAAACTGTAATAGTGAAATTTGTCGTGAAATATATGATGCTATATACtataaactaattatttcaatacaataaATTAGGTTTAAGATAAATTTAACgctataaaatttaaaatattgaaggGATAAATTACAACCGCCATCTACATTCTAATCTTGAAGCAATAATGAAATTTCCGTTTAATTGAGTTGTTTATGTTAATTATTACAACGAACATTTAAGAGAGGGCGCTAGAGTTGAaagcaataaatatattaacagaaaacttgaaaatttttattaacactTTGAGTTaattatttctgtttaataaagTGATTATTAAAATGatctaataaatattaaaccttgtaaaatttggaattataattttcattagtGTCGCCATCTGTGTTTTAAATTCCAAAGgacaaacaaaattattttgatggtAACTTCAGTCATGAATAAAAGTTAGTACATGGATTAAACAATAGATAGCGTTATAACACGaaccaaataaatatatgattaaaacaaaatataataataataatatccagAAGTTTGTTGTGTTGACAGACTTATAAcgttatatataaataagattAGTTATAAATCACATCACAGGTTacgaattatatttttgtatataccctgtatattcgaGATCAATAAACTTAATGAATCTACCGGACGTCACGTTTTAGGGGATCACCATATGGTCTAGCATATCCTATTACAATGATACCCATTTACCAGTgaattttttaacgtttttatgCATTAGGTAGTTTGACGTTTTCTGTGATATTTACGAGACTTTAAATGTTAATGTTATTGTTCTAAATATAAGGttagtatttaaattattacgttatttaaaaaaataaataaataaattcttggatgaattcaaaataaaaatagttttttgaaaataaaatatttgtcgttaattgtttatactttttttgaCGGTTATAATGCTTTACAAATATCAGTGATTTTCGAGGCGTAGTAAATAATTGTTTCTATAGATACGAGTGGTGATCACAAATTACTATGGAaaggaaatatttcaatacgTTATAATGAACACTGAGATTTTATATGTTTAACGGAAACTAATTATTTCAGTACTTAGTTACttgttatatattatacaggggttttttatttttgagtttggattttgtgatgaaaatagtttatacaatgctatttatatttaataatcagTTGGGCttcaaaattcctttttattattaaaaaaaagtatccaAAAAGGACGTGGACAAAAAGGACAAGCATCCAAAGTCGAAAAATAGAAATTCGGCGAGGTtgtaataaaccaaaaaataattagatcatttcgaaattgaaatttcacttcTTTGGGTCAGACTTTTCATTAAGAATTAGAAAAAAGATCCAACAATGATATATATACAGGTGTGGTACGAAGATTTTACAAATAAACGTGTGTGAAAGAATTAACTCTAaccaaacatattttttctgtcattatgtttacttttttaatgtttgtcCCATACCTAGTAtgcgaaaatttatttttatacataatatatagaaaaaaaaacatattgttTCAGAATAGGTAAAAACGAAGAACGTTTCTAACCAATGAGGAAGTTTTTTATGTAAGTAACCAATAAATTTCGTCTTgatgacctagagatggcagtagTTGCTTCAAAAATGCTTGTTTTGTTGTATGTATGTAATGTATTTGTTTAACAGCCAggaattataaattaaaatgaataaggGGGCAACCATAAATTACGTGAACCATTTTTCGATCAGTCTAGAATCCCGTTGTAAAATTCAAAGTAAAACTggacaaaaacaaaacttttcgcTCAATCCATGGAGATTCGCGTACTTTTTCGATCGAAATAATGGGAGCCATGTCAACTGGGATTTCTGGTAGTGGAAACATTCCAAACTTTCATCCACAACGCACGGCAGATCTTCAGCAAGACGCATTGGCTGAATCCCGACAACAGATTGTCGTCGAAATGGATTTAGAGCTGATCTATTATCAATAACTTCATCATTTTCTGCGAATAGCCTGTTAAATAACGAATTTGAACAACTTGGTATTCAAATTTCCTTTCCACAGTGGGAAATTCAGCGGATTGGCTGGTAACCAAATTCCCCTCTTTCTAAGTAATTAATCGATACCCCCTAGATCGATTTTGGCTTAATTAGgctaaaataaatcgaaaatgaggaatgaaatttttcgatatttcgcttcgttttcgagatatcgatacttaaaagttataattaaaaGTTAGTTCAAAAAGTAGTGAACAGATGGCGTtaaatacttcgtttcaaatgaatattcgatgaacaaaagattttttattcaatttttatattatttaccctaATACTccaaaagtatattgaaaaaaatagatttttataactttcatcactctgtgattaatataatttaatatacgataaatacatgaataatttgatgttttttatgaagaattgtcggttatttttcattattcataaaataaataaaaatatttaatgataatttgaaaatttaattagtaaGTAAGGGAAAAGTACGTTCTGAATGTTTTccaaagttatttatttataattgaagaGCCAGACTACTGtagtatttcaaaattatcgtGGAAAAGTTATCTAGCAATTGTTTTTGCATCATTTATCCTATTTTTAACGAGAAAATCGACCGAATAAggaaaattactttaaaaaaatcgtttcaaatCTACCCGCTCCAAATTTATCTACCCCAAATCTCCCCTATCCAGACTAACCCGTTCCTCGCGGCTTGTGGCAAATCCCCCGTGGCGGCGAGGGGTCAAAGCCcccccataagaaaaaaaaataataataaaataaaactagaataaACCTCacgtaaagaaaatttttttagacaatttttgCTGCAAAAAATTcgcgatttttgaactttttacattcaaagtgcaccacgagaaagttaggttaggttatatacaaatattgaataaaaataaatttttccaacttcaagtatcgatatctcgaaaacgaagcgagatatcgaaaatttttattcctcattttcgacttattttggatCGATTTACAGATtggcgccacggaaatcgtactcgtgcTCCCAGATCcaatattttgcttaaaaatcgactaaaataacaaaatttatcgtttttttttatcgtttcatATGATCGACGCTAATCACTTCCCAACGTatca belongs to Diorhabda carinulata isolate Delta chromosome X, icDioCari1.1, whole genome shotgun sequence and includes:
- the LOC130901841 gene encoding proton-coupled folate transporter-like, with the translated sequence MAISGFQSFRITVEIPLLLLTYSIMVQKALYTNLSIYRTCYTILDYPKENCSQLGNEDNNMTELLEPKVQPTVNHINMVQSTIQSTIPLFICIYVGLWSDRFGRKPFLIASLTGALVSAAANVLIVYFEDLTTWWFIASMMPYVLTGETGAFMLLVTTYIADITTSEQRALRLALFEVIFGLSSVFGNFSASYLFYATNYATVYLITMSLLGFSLLYTIFVLPESLKGNKEVQNSKEKIKLTNVKDLVKNIFKKRPNNGRIHLLSILGIILLQNFTIGEMTVLTLFLRAKFYWTLSKITLVNSIASILNIIGTVFSTVVLHKLLKIEEFPLVLLASISHIISNILRANATNDIYLYISYCAFAFRGMGGIMLRTVTSFIISSQEMGKVFAVISILTSLDELTANIIYPMVYNATLHTNSGIFNYMSLGMMAVGSILIIYMMNVNYAHYEPPTKEEDLDAKKNMALNNMDIFTPTQRMSLEIGTRTFSLRSITNTPIP